From the genome of Amycolatopsis sp. NBC_01488, one region includes:
- a CDS encoding aminoglycoside phosphotransferase family protein, whose translation MAPVLIDSAARARLIDRFGAELAEPWCDALPDLVARLTAQWGLEVREARPGNTGRTLLCTGPGGDPQVLKLTPDATVARSEAAALAAWAGCSRVVNVLDADLGANAILLEGLVPGTQLGDRDVPWAEVGDLLNQLHSVEPAGPFGKLATGIEFIFGLSERRRRESPAAAQMSAEVLAKGRERAMALATSGPVALVHGDLHPANVLDAGPGRGIVAIDPRAGFGDPALDAVDWMFVPMAKGGTIDDGIAALAPHVEDFDADRVRAWCVAMAPLIALSPLRRGERTPFTDAVLELAR comes from the coding sequence GTGGCCCCTGTTTTGATCGACTCCGCTGCCCGCGCGCGGCTCATCGACCGCTTCGGTGCGGAACTTGCCGAACCCTGGTGCGACGCCCTCCCGGACCTGGTCGCGCGGCTGACCGCGCAGTGGGGTCTCGAAGTTCGCGAAGCCCGGCCCGGCAACACCGGCCGCACGCTGCTGTGCACCGGCCCCGGCGGCGACCCGCAGGTTCTCAAGCTGACCCCGGACGCCACCGTCGCCCGCTCCGAAGCCGCCGCGCTCGCGGCGTGGGCCGGGTGTTCCCGCGTGGTGAACGTCCTCGACGCCGACCTCGGCGCGAACGCGATCCTGCTCGAAGGCCTGGTCCCGGGCACGCAGCTGGGCGACCGCGACGTCCCGTGGGCCGAGGTCGGCGACCTGCTGAACCAGCTGCACTCCGTCGAACCGGCCGGGCCCTTCGGGAAGCTGGCGACGGGCATCGAGTTCATCTTCGGCCTGTCCGAACGCCGCCGCCGCGAGTCCCCGGCCGCCGCGCAGATGAGCGCCGAAGTCCTGGCGAAGGGCCGTGAGCGGGCCATGGCGCTCGCCACCAGCGGACCGGTCGCGCTGGTCCACGGCGACCTGCACCCGGCCAACGTCCTCGACGCCGGACCCGGCCGCGGCATCGTGGCCATCGACCCGCGCGCCGGCTTCGGCGACCCGGCGCTCGACGCCGTCGACTGGATGTTCGTTCCGATGGCGAAGGGCGGCACGATCGACGACGGCATCGCCGCCCTCGCTCCGCACGTCGAGGACTTCGACGCCGACCGCGTCCGTGCCTGGTGCGTCGCGATGGCCCCGCTGATCGCGCTGTCGCCGCTGCGGCGGGGCGAGCGGACGCCGTTCACCGACGCGGTGCTCGAACTGGCGCGCTGA